One stretch of Halobaculum marinum DNA includes these proteins:
- a CDS encoding redoxin domain-containing protein: protein MVTTGDDAPTFTATYRGSEHESFDLAEHLGDGPVVLAFFPGAFTPPCSNEMVALQEHHDRFVEAGATLFGVSADSPFSQGAFADEYDLAFDLVSDMPGDAIDAYGLTMDIPDLGLYDVANRAAFVVDSDGQVVYDWIADDPTNEPDYEELIEAAAST, encoded by the coding sequence ATGGTAACCACGGGCGACGACGCGCCGACGTTCACCGCGACGTACAGAGGGAGCGAGCACGAGTCGTTCGACCTCGCCGAACATCTCGGCGACGGCCCGGTCGTCCTCGCGTTCTTCCCGGGGGCGTTCACGCCGCCGTGTTCCAACGAGATGGTCGCGCTCCAGGAGCACCACGACCGCTTCGTCGAGGCGGGGGCGACGCTGTTCGGGGTGAGCGCCGACTCGCCGTTCTCGCAGGGGGCGTTCGCCGACGAGTACGACCTGGCGTTCGACCTCGTCAGCGACATGCCCGGAGACGCCATCGACGCGTACGGCCTCACGATGGACATCCCGGACCTGGGGCTGTACGACGTCGCCAACCGGGCGGCGTTCGTCGTCGACTCCGACGGACAGGTCGTGTACGACTGGATCGCCGACGACCCGACGAACGAACCCGACTACGAGGAACTGATCGAGGCCGCGGCGTCCACGTAA